TGCAGGGAGAATCACTTCATACTTGCCATCTGGAGGTCCATTTGTGAGAATGGATAGTCACATTTACCCGGGCTATGTGGTTCCTCCAAGCTATGATTCCCTACTTGGAAAGGTGCCTTTGTTGATTTATTCTTCACTAATTAGTTAGGGCATTTTATGACATTAATGTTCTGTTATGGGGTTTTAGCTAACCAGTCTTTCTGATATGCTGATAAGATACTATTGGATTGTTTAGCTAACTTGATTACATAACTTTATGATTTAGCTTATTGTTTGGGCACCAACAAGGGAGAAGGCAATAGAAAGAATGAAAAGGGCGCTGAATGACACTATTATCACAGGTTTGTAAGCCAATAAATGCACTGTGAATTAGAGAATCTAGGATATCATTTTTATGTctcttttatcatattttaatgatgcaagAGTTCTTATAATTAAGACAGATGAATACATGACGATTGTTGGGAGCTACTATTAACTTCTTTGCTTATCTGACTTAAATTCCATGCTTttcaaatattttattaacaaaagaAGTTTGAGATCCTTTTAGATGATAACCGTTTTTCCCTTGTTATCTACATTAATGTTTAGCATTTACTTTCATTTATTGACAATAATCAACTCTTATCTGTATTATTCTTCTTCGTGACCGTTCCTGAAAATCTATAATGGAAGAGGTAAAGAACTGCATTATAAATGTGAGAATTCCAGATAACATGGTTCCCAAAATAACCACCAGTGTGGAAACTCTCTTATGCTTTTATATGAGACATGGAAGCCCGGTTCATTTGTTTGTCATATGGCATACTTATTTCCAAATTGCTTTTAGCAACTGATTATTAGTATCTTTTCTGAAACAGGAGTTCCTACCACTATTGAGTACCATAAGTTAATTCTGAATGTTGAGGTACCAAAATTTCAAATTGTGTGCCGaagcccttttcttttttttcgatAAACTATGTAGAAATTCTTGGTCAATACTGATTTCTACCCAGAAAATTATGCTGGGAAACTCTTGATTTTTTAACTTCTCTCATCTAATTTGCATGCTTATTGAAACACAGGACTTCAGAAATGGAAAGGTGGACACGGCTTTTATACCTAAGCATGAGAACGAGTTGGCTGCAGTGAGTATCGATCCATTTTAATCTAATCTGAGTTTTACACATTTTTGAAGAGGATTAAACCATTTCCGTTCAATGCAGCCCCAGAAAATGATCCTGTCTACCGCAGCCGCAATGAGCAACTAAATTGATCTGTGTAATGGTTCGGCGTCAGAATAACCAAGTGATTATTTTGTCTCTTTGCTTAGAATTTACCATGCTTTCTGGCATATGAGGCGTTTTATTTTGAAGTAACTTGCAGATTTGGGTTACAGTCACCATATCAGATGTAGAATTATCTTTTATTTAAAgtgaaaagaaggaaagaaacagATGTGCATTGGCAGGACATTACTTTTGAACATAGGGAGTTTGTTTTCTGGGACTCATTTTGATTTGTTAAACATCGAGGTTCTTTCTTATATTTTAATCATGTCCTTAGAACTGGAAATTTTTAGTTCATTCCAATTTCCCCATTTGATATGTTCTAACTTGAGCATCGCCATATCTCGTTCCTTAGACTCGCCCCCCTTGGATCATTGTGTTGACGAGTGTCATAATACACTGCTCTTATCGTCCTTAGTATTCATATTTATATCTGAATTCATCCACTAGTACGTCTTTTATACATGTATTTGAGCATAAGAATAGTTAAATATATCTTAAAATGTTAATTAAATatgaattttcattttttttaatacgtggcatccttttttttttcttattttcctcTGTTAAATAAAATCgactttttttttgtaatattaaTTTTGTCCATTTGTAAATGATATTTCTATCGTGTAGTATTCACATCCATATTGATCTTAAATATGATCTGATCCGAATCCTTCTACTTTATTAGATCGCTTGAACTAAGTACATTATCCGTTTCAACGCCTACGACGTACTAAGCTTAGCTTAGCTCTACATCTCAGCGCGGACCGGTCGTGTTGCGCCAAGCTGAACCGGGTTCACCATAGTACATTTGAACCGGTCCGCCAACGAGAGACTATATAGGCATGCGCTCATGCACCGCGTCAGGAGAAAACCCTAATCCTAAACGCCCGCCATCCGGCGCCGCCAAGATGCCGCCCAAGTTCGATCCGAGCCAGGTCGTCGACGTCTACGTTCGCGTGACCGGCGGCGAGGTGGGCGCTGCCAGCTCGCTCGCGCCAAAGATCGGGCCTCTAGGGCTCTCCCCGAAGAAAATCGGCGAGGACATCGCCAAGGAGACGGCCAAGGATTGGAAGGGCCTCCGTGTCACCGTCAAGCTCACCGTGCAGAACCGGCAGGCCAAGGTCACCGTCGTCCCCTCCGCTGCCGCCCTCGTCATCAAGTCCCTCAAGGAGCCCGAGCGCGACCGCAAGAAGACCAAGAACATCAAGCACAACGGCAACATCTCCCTCGACGACGTCGTCGAGATCGCCAGGGTCATGCGGCCTAGGTCCATGGCCAAGGACCTCTCCGGCACCGTCAAGGAGATCCTCGGCACCTGCGTCTCCGTCGGCTGCACCGTCGACGGGAAGGACCCCAAGGACCTCCAGCAGGAAATCTCCGACGGCGACGTCGAGGTGCCGCTCGAGTGAGACCAGGTTCCCTTTGCATCCCCCTATTGTATTGCTTCAAGTTGTTCCCTTTATTACTGTTTCCTTTTTATCTCGAATCGCACAAAATGCCTTATTTTTCCTAGTAAATTATGTGCTTCTTTTTGTTGTTTTAGTTCATGTTTGGAGGTAAATCTATGGATTAATACGAGTTTAATTTCTAGTGTTCCCTTTATCGTGGTAGTGGAGTCCTAAAACAAGATCCATGTTTGATACCTTGTGGTATAGATGGTAATCCTAGTGGGTTAACCAGGACTACATTACTCTTGGATCATAAGCTAACTTGTTCTTGTTCCTTGCTCTAACCTATACTGATGTCAAGCTAAAGATCCAAAATACCAAGCCATGATTTGATGAAAAGGAAAGTGTCATTTTGACCTAAAATTGAATCTTATATGAAGTGTTTAGGTTGGGCCGTATGACAAAAAATGTGGTGTATATCTCTTATTCATGTGTTCTTGTGGTAGTAGAATCCTGAAACAAGTTCCATGTTTGAAACATTGTGCTAGATTACTCTTGGATCATAAGCTAACATGTTCTGGTTCCTTGCTCTGAGCCATACCCATAGCCATGATTTGATTAATAGGAAAGTTTCATGCCGACCAGAAATTGAATCTTATATGAAGTGTTTAGATCAGGCAGGAGGACAAAGAATGTGGTGCATATCTGATTGCCACCAATTTCCAGTCTCCACACAGATGAAGAAAACAGTTTGACCTATCTATCAACATCTGTTAGACTCATTTTTTTTGGAAGGGTAGGGAAACCTTCCTCAATCAATTCCTGAAAAAATGTTCACCCCTTCCCCATCAAATTATTTAGTGTCCTCTGTTAtttacagtctctctctctctctctctctctgagcaaATTATCAATTCACTCCCTCTCCTCTATCTCTacttttttatgatgtgaataACTACTAACTCACATCTTCTAAACATTTCCATTGCAACAAACAATGGAATTTGTGATGCATCTGTTGTCTTTCCTTAAGGTGGACTTTGGAGAAGATCAATATATGCAGTTTTATTTAAATGTAGGGAGGTCTTTATTTTGACTTGAACATCCATCTCTTAGGTTGCAAAAGAACAGACAATTTTGCCTAAATTATGTTGAACAAATACTTGGGCAATTGTGTctcacattttattttatttgtacaTGAAGCCACCCAAAAAGACTGCTAAATTTCAGTTATGCCTATTGCATGTATTGACCCTAAGGTTTGATCTATCTATGATATATCACCACAGCATAATCAATCCTCACATTCAGATTGAACAAATGAATCACTCAATCATTAACCAATAAAAAATCAAACATGTTGGGCTCCAATTAATGTCACAATCAACTTCAAACTGCACCCTCAACAATAGATGACTTGGATCTCTTGGGAAAATTTATGCAGTGAACCATTGAGTTCATTTCGGTTCTCTGCCTCGGGGCCGCTGTAATCTTCATGATGTTGGTTCCCATCATCATTGCCTTTAAGTTGTCCGACAGCTTCTCCTTGCTCTTCCACTGCAGAGCCATTCACAGTTTCCTTGCCAACAGCTTCTCTTTGCTCTTCCACTCCAAAGCCACCCACATCTTCGTTGCCAACCTCACTTTTTCCATGTCCAACAGCTTCTCCTTTCTCCTCTTCAACTGCAGAGCCATCCACATCTTCCTGGCCAACCTGAGGAAGGGCCACATCACCTTttctatgtccaacagcttctcTTTGCTCCCCCACTGCAGAGCCAACCTCAGGAGGGGCCATAGCAGCTTCAGGGCTGTGAGGCAGGATGGTTTCTTCCTTCCTGAGCATGGCTTGGAGGACGTCGACCACCTCGCTCATGACAGGCCTCATCTTGGGGTTCTGGTTCAGGCAATCGTATGCCAATCTGGCCACCCTCTCCACATCCTTGTTTGAGTACTGACCTTCCAGTCTCGGGTCGATGATCTTTAGCAACTTCCTGCTGCGGACAAGCAGCGGACGGGCCCACTTGACTAGATCGTGTTGTCGGCTTCGCTTGCTGGGGTCCATCGCCTTTCGTCCGATGAGCATCTCCAGCAGCACAACTCCGAAGCCATAAACATCACTTTTCGAAGTCAGATGGCCTGTTGAATAATGCTACAAAAGTCACTTCAAAATATATATCTGTTTCCTTTACTATCCGTAATCCATCAAACTTCAAATGACTAAACATATAAACAAATGTTCTGAAAGCAaggtttaaaatatatcaaacaagACGATTTTACCTATAATAAACAGAGATCGGTATTGAACTGAACGGTAAATTTACCCCCTGATATCAATGACACTCgttgtttcttttttcttctttctttctcctcctctcacACTCTCTTTCACTTCCTCTTCCTTGAAAATACACTCTCTTTCTCCTCTATCTTCTCTTTGATCCGAACAATACTGATCCTTCCTTACCAATTACTTAGGTATCGACAAAGAACCTGGATATCTTAATTCCATGATAAGAAGACTACTGTTTCTTTTTCTGTTCCTTTTTCTTTAATATGCCTACAACAGATAGTGCATAGGGTTTGAGTTATGCACATTTTACTGACAGTTTGAAGTATTTAACCAGAGTAGTCTTCACAAAGTGGGAGAATAACCGGGTGTATAATATGTCAGCACAAGCAACTAGATTTCACTTTCCAAGTCTTACAATATTAAACTATGTTGGTTGTAGTGGTTCATATGATATTTCTTCCTGCTAATTCATTTGAGCCTCATAACAATGAGTATAATGATTAATGTTGAAACTGAATGGCTTTTAAGATAAAGAAAATCTAAGATCTACAGAATGAGAGCCTCTATAATCTGACATGGTATGGAAGGTAGGGATGGAGTAAAAACTAACTGATCATCTTCGTGTAAGTTTTTGACAGATTCACTTATAGAGGAGCCAAATCGTGTATAATTTGATTATCCTTGAGGACCTCTAAACAAAATGATTCTGTTAAGAACAATTTTTAGGCATCATAAGAAAACTCACTTAGAACATACCAGTCAATATATACTCCGGAGCTGTATATCCATAAGTACCCATCACCCTGGTGGAAACATGTGTTTGCTCTCCCATGGGCCCCTCCTTTGCGAGGCCGAAGTCTGATAGCTTTCCATTATACTCCTGCATATATTATTAATACGGGACATTGTTCAAGACTATCTCATCAGTCATTCACTCAAACCGATAATGTTGTATTTTTACTACATTCGTATGTTCAAGACTATCTATTCAATTGAAATTCCCAACAAGAATGAAAACTGTATTTAGAGAAGATACGTATGTTTAGAGGGTGATGAAAGAAGAGACCAAACCGCATCAATCAGGATGTTTGATGCCTTGAAATCACGATAGATGATGGGTCTTTCAGCTCCATGAAGAAAAGCAAGCCCTTTTGCAGTATCCAGAGCAATCTTCATCCGAGTCAACCATGGCAAGGTAGCACATGACCCTGATATCAAAAAGTAGTATAAGATCATACAACAATTAACTATACCAATAGGCCAGAATGTTCATTAGATATCTTTTCCAATTGATTTAGATCATTCTTCATAACCTtaaatagctttgaaaacttgaaAGAGTAGTTGTGCTGCAGACCCTAATTCATGAAAGCAGAAGACTTGTCTTGTGACTGATGCTCTAGAAATAATGTACTAATAACAAGTTTCTTGAAATGAAATATCTGCACTTGATTACTATTCCAAATGAAGGAATATGGCACATAATGtgttgggaaaaaaaaaacaatgaacaTTAACTTTTTCGTGATGAACAAACTTTTCTAGCAAGACTTGAATTCTTACCATAAAAAGGAGCTGATTGAAAAAGCAAAGAAATCAACAGTGACTTCAAACAGAGAAAGAAATCAACTTAACAATAGAGAATCAACATCATACTTCTGAAAAGGTGCTTTTCTAGGCTCCCATAGGCCATGTACTCGTAAACTAGCAGCCTATGTTCATCCTCACAGCAGTAGCCAATAAGCTTCACAAGGTTTGGATGGCTCAACTGCCCCAGATAGTTCACTTCTGCCTGGCAAACAAACAAGAAGCCCATGAACTAACTGTGAGCCTCTCAGATATATACTGATCCAATTTTTCTTGACCAATTGCAAGATTGAAATCATGATCCTATCGAGAGAATTTTACtagacatcacatgcataataaAGACAGTAACTTCACACGGTTAATTAGAAGTCCAAGACACGAAGGTTACCAGCCATTCCTTGTGCCCTTGGAATCCCCGTGGATTAAGCTCTTTAACAGCAACTAGAGTGTACTCAAGACCAGGTCTGACATTGTCATCTATAGCACCTTTATAGACGAGGCCAAACCCTCCCTGACCAAGTATTTTATCTGGACGGAAGTTATCAGTAGCCAGCCTCAATTCGCCATATGTAAACGTGTGGAGATTGCTATAGCCGGCGATCTCTTGAAGGTCTATAGCATCTCGTATCGGAGGCTGCCTCGCAGCATCGCTGGTGCCATTTGCGAACGTCTCTTCCCCTACAAAAGATGGTGCCGAAGAATCATTACCAATTCGAACTGAGGAAGACTTCGTTGAGTATTATTGCAACGAAATATCAATCATGGCAACATCTAAAAGACACCAAAATAAGGTCTTGAGAGTAGTTCAGGAAACAGATAGGAATCGGAGCTTTCCCATCGCTGGTCATGATTGGGTTTAATTTGCTTCCACTAAATCATGTCAACACTATGCAATCAAGTATAGTGCAGATGCAGCCAAATCCTCCGACGCTAGGGTTCTATTCAACAGATGCATTAATGCATCACGATTTGCGACCACCAATACATCGGTGACGAATAATGACGAAAATGAATCGAATTATCTCTTCGATTATTTCTTCAGATGTGTTGGGAGAAATCACCTGACACCGGAAGGGGGCCTCTCAACGAAACGCAGTTCCCCATGAAGGAGACGGAGAGAGGACGTCAGCGCCGTccgtccatttctcccctcttcccACTCCACCCCCCCCCTTGATCTGATGGACCGAAGAGGGACCTGGCGGCGGAGGCGGGCCCGATGTGCCCCCCGGAGGGGCTTCGAGCCCTTCGAATCGCCGGGCGCAAGAGCGAAGGGAAGCGAAGAGAGGCGGGACGAGGCACTTCGGCGTCATTTTATCTCCACCGAGATGGCAGATCCTAAACGTACACGCGCGTGTACGTTTCGCGGCATTACCCGCCCTTCGTCGCCACAACACCGGCTTGATTCGGTCAAAAGCATTGTGATTCCCGAACTGGGGCCTACCTTGCTTGGTTTCTCACCGGTACGCGCGCGTGCGACTTACGCGTCTCGTGTTGTTTAACCTTTTATCTGAGGTGGAGGAAGATTAGGCGACAGAAACGGTAAAAGGCGGTCACGAGACTCCTCAACCGACCTGTCGCTTGATTGGAGGTAGAAATGGGGCCCACTTAAGGTGCCCTCCAACCATAACTAGAAACGCCTGGAGACGTTTAGTGCCCTGCAAAAGAACTTTCAGATTAAGTCGATCCAATTCAAAAAacctttttctatatatatatatatatattgctgttGCTTTGTACAATTTAGTAGAAACAGAGGAAAGAAGAGCAGTTGTGATGACAGCATGGAGAGGTTGCATGAAGGATAAACAATGGATTCAGTGCAAGTTGGGAGGTCTCAACTTAGCTTGATTCTGTTCCATGCTTCATAAGCTTTTTAAGAATGCATGGCACGGCCAGCTGAGTGCCGATGGTGGTGGAGCGGCGGCCTCGCGAAAGGCAAATGATGCCACCGAGAAGCAGAAGCCCATTTGTTAGAATCCACCTCTTGGGAGACCTCGATGGCTTCTTCTGTGATATGTTCGCTCTACTGCATCTGCCGGAGACACTGCTTGATCTCTTTGGAACTTCTTCCTCGCTTGACTCAGCATTTGCCTCCAACTCCGGTGGGATCTGAGTGAGGACAAAGTCCAGTTTAGAGTCAATAGAAATTAGCATACAGAAATTATTTGTAGATGCAGAACATATGGATCAGCTCAAAATTTGGCATGAGTCAATAGAAGAACAAAAGTCACAATGCATTTCGGGATTGCAGAATATCTTTGATCACAACAAACTATGAACTCTTCCATTCAAAACAAACTTGCATATGGATGACTAAATCACGCAGA
The DNA window shown above is from Musa acuminata AAA Group cultivar baxijiao chromosome BXJ2-4, Cavendish_Baxijiao_AAA, whole genome shotgun sequence and carries:
- the LOC135609772 gene encoding large ribosomal subunit protein uL11-like yields the protein MRSCTASGENPNPKRPPSGAAKMPPKFDPSQVVDVYVRVTGGEVGAASSLAPKIGPLGLSPKKIGEDIAKETAKDWKGLRVTVKLTVQNRQAKVTVVPSAAALVIKSLKEPERDRKKTKNIKHNGNISLDDVVEIARVMRPRSMAKDLSGTVKEILGTCVSVGCTVDGKDPKDLQQEISDGDVEVPLE
- the LOC135609770 gene encoding probable serine/threonine-protein kinase PBL17; its protein translation is MGNCVSLRGPLPVSGEETFANGTSDAARQPPIRDAIDLQEIAGYSNLHTFTYGELRLATDNFRPDKILGQGGFGLVYKGAIDDNVRPGLEYTLVAVKELNPRGFQGHKEWLAEVNYLGQLSHPNLVKLIGYCCEDEHRLLVYEYMAYGSLEKHLFRRSCATLPWLTRMKIALDTAKGLAFLHGAERPIIYRDFKASNILIDAEYNGKLSDFGLAKEGPMGEQTHVSTRVMGTYGYTAPEYILTGHLTSKSDVYGFGVVLLEMLIGRKAMDPSKRSRQHDLVKWARPLLVRSRKLLKIIDPRLEGQYSNKDVERVARLAYDCLNQNPKMRPVMSEVVDVLQAMLRKEETILPHSPEAAMAPPEVGSAVGEQREAVGHRKGDVALPQVGQEDVDGSAVEEEKGEAVGHGKSEVGNEDVGGFGVEEQREAVGKETVNGSAVEEQGEAVGQLKGNDDGNQHHEDYSGPEAENRNELNGSLHKFSQEIQVIYC